The following coding sequences are from one Streptomyces dengpaensis window:
- a CDS encoding TetR/AcrR family transcriptional regulator yields the protein MARPRKPLLSTDRIVETARALVDAEGLAAVSTRRLAAELGVSGPSLYNHFRTKDQILEAVADSVSAQVDLSMFEDGRDWRTALHDWAVSYRAALRDHPNIVPVLARGPGRRPAGLRLADAVFGAMVDAGWPAAQATSIGALMRYFVMGSALGSFAGGFVDDATTYDPADYPHLGQAHLLAERQEKVDERAFETGLAALLDGLALQYERLVQGVEGRPRG from the coding sequence ATGGCCCGACCGCGCAAGCCCCTCCTCAGCACCGACCGCATCGTCGAGACGGCACGGGCCCTGGTGGACGCCGAGGGCCTGGCGGCCGTCTCGACGCGCCGGCTCGCGGCCGAACTGGGGGTGAGCGGGCCGTCGCTCTACAACCACTTCCGCACCAAGGACCAGATCCTGGAGGCGGTCGCGGACTCGGTGAGCGCGCAGGTCGATCTGTCGATGTTCGAGGACGGTCGTGATTGGCGTACCGCGCTGCACGACTGGGCCGTCTCGTACCGCGCGGCCCTGCGGGACCACCCGAACATCGTTCCGGTCCTCGCGCGCGGGCCCGGACGCAGGCCCGCCGGGCTCCGGCTCGCCGACGCGGTGTTCGGTGCGATGGTCGACGCGGGGTGGCCGGCGGCTCAGGCCACGTCGATCGGGGCGCTGATGCGGTACTTCGTCATGGGGTCCGCGCTCGGCTCCTTCGCCGGGGGGTTCGTCGATGACGCCACCACCTACGATCCTGCCGACTATCCCCATCTCGGACAGGCGCATCTGCTTGCGGAGCGCCAGGAGAAAGTCGATGAGCGGGCCTTTGAGACGGGGCTCGCCGCGTTGCTGGATGGGCTGGCGCTGCAGTATGAGCGGCTGGTTCAGGGGGTTGAGGGACGCCCGAGGGGCTGA
- a CDS encoding acyl-CoA dehydrogenase family protein, whose translation MNLELSEEQTAARRLAKDFVDREVAPHVIEWDRAEEVDRSIVKKLGEVGFLGLTLDEEYGGSGGDHLAYCLVTEELGRGDSSVRGIVSVSLGLVAKSIASWGSEEQQRQWLPGLTSGAYVGCFGLTEPGAGSDAGHLSTKAVRDGDDYVINGTKMFITNGTWADVVLLFARSTDAPGHRGISAFLVPTDTPGLSRRTIHGKLGLRGQATAELVFEDVRVPATVMMAPEGKGFAVAMSALAKGRMSVAAGCVGIAQAALDAAVTYATEREQFGRTIAHHQLVQELISDMAVDVDAARLLTWRVADLIDRGLPFATESSKAKLFASEAAVRAANNALQVFGGYGYIDEYPAGKLLRDARVMTLYEGTSQIQKLVIGRALTGVSAF comes from the coding sequence ATGAACCTGGAGCTCAGCGAGGAGCAGACCGCCGCCCGCCGGCTCGCCAAGGACTTCGTGGACCGCGAGGTCGCCCCGCATGTCATCGAGTGGGACCGTGCCGAGGAAGTGGACCGGTCCATCGTGAAGAAGCTCGGTGAGGTCGGCTTCCTCGGGCTCACCCTCGACGAGGAGTACGGCGGAAGCGGCGGCGACCACCTCGCGTACTGCCTCGTCACGGAGGAACTCGGGCGCGGTGACTCCTCCGTACGCGGGATCGTCTCCGTCTCGCTGGGCCTGGTCGCCAAGTCGATCGCGTCCTGGGGGAGCGAGGAGCAGCAGCGCCAGTGGCTGCCGGGGCTGACCTCCGGCGCGTACGTCGGCTGCTTCGGACTCACCGAGCCCGGCGCCGGCTCGGACGCGGGCCATCTGTCGACGAAGGCCGTACGCGACGGCGACGACTACGTCATCAACGGCACCAAGATGTTCATCACGAACGGCACTTGGGCCGATGTCGTTCTCCTCTTCGCCCGGTCGACCGACGCCCCGGGGCACAGAGGCATCTCCGCCTTCCTCGTGCCGACGGACACCCCCGGCCTGTCCCGCCGCACCATCCACGGCAAGCTCGGGCTGCGCGGACAGGCCACTGCCGAGCTGGTCTTCGAGGATGTGCGCGTGCCCGCGACCGTCATGATGGCGCCCGAGGGCAAGGGGTTCGCCGTCGCCATGTCCGCGCTCGCCAAGGGGCGGATGTCCGTGGCGGCGGGCTGCGTCGGCATCGCCCAGGCGGCGCTGGACGCGGCCGTGACGTACGCGACCGAGCGCGAGCAGTTCGGCAGGACCATCGCCCACCACCAGCTCGTACAGGAGCTGATCAGCGACATGGCCGTCGACGTGGACGCGGCCCGGCTGCTGACCTGGCGGGTCGCCGATCTCATCGACCGCGGGCTGCCGTTCGCCACCGAGTCCTCGAAAGCCAAGCTCTTCGCCTCCGAGGCCGCCGTGCGCGCCGCGAACAACGCGCTCCAGGTCTTCGGCGGCTACGGCTACATCGACGAATACCCGGCGGGGAAGCTGCTGCGCGACGCCCGCGTGATGACCCTCTACGAGGGCACGAGCCAGATCCAGAAGCTGGTCATCGGCCGTGCTCTGACCGGGGTTTCGGCCTTCTGA
- a CDS encoding YiaA/YiaB family inner membrane protein, with amino-acid sequence MSDSPGKQQNTAAFHGQAVASFAVAMAATAIGIFKLNADAWVRGFLGIAVLYLVTSAFTLAKVIRDRQEAQARTYHPFEKL; translated from the coding sequence ATGAGTGACTCACCGGGCAAGCAGCAGAACACGGCCGCCTTCCACGGCCAGGCCGTCGCCTCCTTCGCCGTCGCCATGGCCGCCACGGCGATCGGTATCTTCAAACTGAACGCCGACGCCTGGGTGCGGGGCTTCCTGGGCATCGCCGTCCTGTACCTGGTCACCTCCGCCTTCACCCTGGCCAAAGTGATCCGCGACAGGCAGGAGGCGCAGGCCCGCACGTACCACCCCTTCGAAAAGCTC